A window of the Lolium perenne isolate Kyuss_39 chromosome 7, Kyuss_2.0, whole genome shotgun sequence genome harbors these coding sequences:
- the LOC127316751 gene encoding glycosyltransferase family protein 64 C3 has protein sequence MPSSHHHHHLVLFILILLVILPFSAVAAVGGEQEAACDAEYRQEDLRPDRLTVLLSGYSERRLPLLRAIAGAYAAHPLVLSVLILWCNPSTPDDRLRLPRFPPRVSLHRTASASLNSRFLPHPSIRTAAVAVADDDVLPDAAAISFAFAAWQQQQRPGSLVGFFPRSHRLDLARGGWAYAAPQPGRYSMVLTKFMVLGVDLLRRYSCSPELAAARAVVDRERNCEDILMNFVAAEASGEGPVLVEAGSVRDWDDPRNDANAGAGAAAEMKAVGLSSTGGVGHLEKRGECITEFHRLLGRMPLRYSYGKLVEAAVGEQGLCSKGGRLVRCDRE, from the coding sequence ATGCCGTcgtcgcaccaccaccaccaccttgtcCTCTTCATTCTCATCCTGCTCGTCATTCTGCCATTCTCCGCCGTTGCTGCAGTCGGTGGAGAACAAGAGGCGGCGTGCGACGCGGAGTACCGGCAAGAAGACCTCCGGCCGGACCGGCTGACGGTGCTCCTGAGCGGCTACTCGGAGCGGCGGCTCCCGCTCCTCCGCGCCATCGCGGGGGCCTACGCCGCCCACCCTCTCGTCCTCTCCGTCCTCATCCTCTGGTGCAACCCCTCCACCCCGGAcgaccgcctccgcctcccgcgcTTCCCGCCGCGCGTCTCCCTCCACCGCACCGCCTCCGCGTCCCTCAACTCCCGCTTCCTCCCGCACCCGTCCATCCGCACCGCCGCCGTGGCCGTCGCCGACGACGACGTcctcccggacgccgcggccatctccTTCGCGTTCGCCGcctggcagcagcagcagcgcccGGGCTCCCTCGTCGGCTTCTTCCCGAGGTCGCACCGCCTCGACCTGGCCCGCGGGGGGTGGGCGTACGCCGCGCCGCAGCCGGGGCGCTACTCCATGGTGCTCACCAAGTTCATGGTCCTCGGCGTCGACCTCCTCCGCAGGTACTCCTGctccccggagctggcggcggcgcgcgccgtCGTGGACCGGGAGCGCAACTGCGAGGATATACTAATGAACTTCGTGGCCGCCGAGGCGTCCGGGGAAGGGCCCGTGCTCGTGGAGGCCGGCAGCGTCAGGGACTGGGACGACCCGAGGAACGACGCCAACGCCGGCGCCGGCGCTGCCGCGGAGATGAAGGCCGTGGGCTTGAGCTCGACAGGCGGCGTGGGGCACCtggagaagagaggggagtgCATCACCGAGTTCCACCGGCTGCTTGGGAGGATGCCGTTGCGGTACAGCTACGGGAAGCTGGTGGAGGCCGCCGTCGGCGAGCAGGGCCTGTGCAGCAAAGGCGGCCGACTCGTCCGGTGCGACCGGGAGTAG
- the LOC127316750 gene encoding isoamylase 1, chloroplastic, with product MATAEVPCLCARPSLAVPARRPPGTAPRPRGVARPCPNAGRGVAAVRATLVTAATAVEEEQDEPAPAEERYALGGACRVLAGTPAPLGATALAGGVNFAVYSGAATAAALCLFAPDDLSANRVTEEVLLDPVINRTGDVWHVFVEGELHDMLYGYRFDGTFAPFSGQHFDASNVVVDPYAKAVISRGEYGVPGPGGDCWPQMAGMIPPPYSTFDWQGDLPLRYPQEDLVIYEMHLRGFTKHDSSNVQHPGTFIGAVAKLDYLKELGVNCVELMPCHEFNELEYSTSSSKVNFWGYSSINFFSPMTRYTSGGIKNCGRDAINEFKTFVREAHKRGIEVILDVVFNHTAEGNENGPILSFRGIDNSTYYMLAPKGEFYNYSGCGNTFNCNHPVVREFIVDCLRYWVTEMHVDGFRFDLASIMTRGSSLWDPINVYGAPIEDDMITTGTPLVTPPLIDMISNDPILGGVKLIAEAWDAGGLYQVGQFPHWNVWSEWNGKYRDIVRQFIKGTDGFSGGFAECLCGSPHLYQAGGRKPWHSINFVCAHDGFTLADLVTYNNKYNLSNGENNKDGENHNLSWNCGEEGEFARLPVKTLRKRQMRNFFVCLMVSQGVPMFYMGDEYGHTKSGNNNTYCHDNYVNYFRWDKKEQSSDLHRFCCLMTKFRNECESLGLEDFPTAERLQWHGHHPGKPDWSEKSRFVAFSMKDETKGEIYVAFNTSHLPAVVELPERIGHRWEPVVDTAKPAPYDFLTDDLPDRASIVYQFSHFLNSNLYPMLSYSSIILVSCPDV from the exons ATGGCCACGGCCGAGGTGCCCTGCCTCTGCGCGCGCCCGTCCCTCGCCGTGCCCGCGCGCCGGCCGCCGGGGACGGCGCCTCGCCCGCGCGGCGTCGCGCGGCCGTGCCCCAATGCGGGGAGGGGAGTCGCGGCGGTCCGGGCCACGCTGGTAACCGCGGCGACGGCGGTCGAGGAGGAGCAGGACGAGCCGGCGCCGGCGGAGGAGAGGTACGCGCTCGGCGGCGCGTGCAGGGTGCTCGCCGGAACGCCCGCGCCGCTCGGCGCCACCGCGCTCGCCGGCGGGGTCAACTTCGCCGTCTACtccggcgccgccaccgccgccgcgctcTGCCTCTTCGCGCCCGACGATCTCAGCGCG aataggGTGACCGAGGAGGTCCTCCTTGACCCCGTGATCAACCGGACGGGGGACGTGTGGCACGTCTTCGTCGAAGGCGAGCTGCACGACATGCTCTACGGGTACAGGTTCGACGGCACCTTCGCCCCGTTCTCCGGACAGCACTTCGATGCTTCCAACGTCGTGGTGGATCCTTATGCTAAG GCAGTGATAAGCCGAGGGGAATATGGTGTTCCGGGGCCTGGTGGCGATTGCTGGCCTCAGATGGCTGGCATGATCCCTCCCCCGTATAGCACG TTTGATTGGCAAGGTGACCTACCTCTGAGATATCCTCAGGAGGACCTTGTAATCTATGAGATGCACTTACGTGGATTCACGAAGCATGATTCAAGCAATGTACAACATCCAGGTACTTTCATTGGGGCTGTGGCGAAGCTGGACTATTTGAAG GAGCTTGGAGTTAATTGTGTAGAGTTGATGCCCTGCCATGAGTTCAACGAGCTGGAGTACTCCACCTCCTCGTCCAA GGTGAACTTTTGGGGATATTCTTCCATAAACTTCTTTTCACCAATGACGAGATACACATCAGGCGGGATAAAAAACTGTGGCCGTGATGCCATAAATGAGTTCAAAACTTTTGTTAGAGAGGCTCATAAACGGGGAATTGAG GTGATTTTGGATGTTGTCTTCAACCATACAGCGGAGGGTAATGAGAATGGTCCAATATTATCATTTAGGGGCATTGATAATAGCACATACTATATGCTTGCACCCAAG GGAGAGTTCTATAACTATTCAGGCTGTGGGAATACCTTCAACTGTAACCATCCCGTTGTCCGTGAATTCATTGTAGATTGTTTGAG ATACTGGGTAACCGAAATGCATGTTGATGGTTTTCGTTTTGATCTTGCATCCATAATGACCAGAGGTTCCAG TCTGTGGGATCCAATTAATGTGTATGGAGCTCCGATAGAAGATGACATGATTACAACAGGGACACCTCTTGTTACTCCACCACTTATTGACATGATCAGCAATGACCCAATTCTCGGAGGTGTCAAG CTCATTGCTGAAGCATGGGATGCAGGAGGTCTTTATCAAGTAGGTCAATTCCCTCACTGGAATGTTTGGTCAGAGTGGAATGGGAAG TACCGGGACATCGTGCGCCAATTTATTAAAGGAACAGATGGGTTTTCTGGTGGTTTTGCTGAATGTCTTTGTGGAAGTCCACACCTATACCAG GCAGGAGGAAGGAAACCTTGGCACAGTATCAACTTTGTATGTGCACATGATGGGTTTACACTggctgatttggtgacatataacaaCAAGTACAATTTATCAAATGGGGAGAACAACAAAGATGGAGAAAATCACAATCTTAGCTGGAATTGTGGGGAG GAAGGAGAATTCGCAAGATTGCCGGTCAAAACATTGAGGAAGAGGCAAATGCGCAATTTCTTTGTTTGTCTCATGGTTTCTCAA GGAGTTCCAATGTTCTACATGGGGGATGAATATGGCCATACAAAGAGCGGCAACAACAATACATACTGCCATGATAATTAT GTCAATTATTTCCGCTGGGATAAAAAGGAACAATCCTCTGACCTGCACCGATTCTGTTGCCTCATGACCAAATTCCGCAA TGAGTGCGAGAGTCTTGGCCTCGAGGATTTTCCAACGGCTGAGCGGTTGCAGTGGCATGGTCatcaccctgggaagcctgactgGTCTGAGAAAAGCCGTTTCGTTGCCTTCTCCATG AAAGATGAAACGAAAGGTGAGATCTATGTGGCCTTCAACACCAGCCACCTGCCGGCCGTTGTTGAACTACCGGAGCGCATAGGCCACCGGTGGGAGCCGGTGGTGGACACAGCCAAGCCAGCGCCATACGACTTCCTCACCGACGACTTACCTGACCGCGCTTCCATTGTATACCAGTTCTCCCATTTCCTCAACTCCAATCTCTACCCCATGCTCAGCTACTCGTCGATCATCCTTGTGTCGTGCCCTGATGTTTGA
- the LOC127316752 gene encoding uncharacterized protein: MAVQWCSATSPNHWCHRPSPPMPLRASAATWPPSQKPRRIGCVSIPREVAAAAAAEAALPEVEAGMEEEGEVECEDGCGGTGWLLCDFCKGKKNNVKSESSPRIYRRCPTCKAAGYILCQRCRVYRCITYPESNVS; this comes from the exons ATGGCTGTGCAATGGTGCAGCGCGACGAGCCCGAACCATTGGTGCCACCGTCCGTCTCCACCGATGCCGCTCCGGGCATCGGCGGCGACCTGGCCGCCGTCCCAGAAGCCGAGGAGGATCGGCTGCGTGTCCATCCCCAGGGAGGTCgccgcagcggcggcggcagagGCGGCTCTGCCGGAGGTTGAGGCGGGCATGGAG GAAGAAGGTGAAGTAGAGTGCGAGGACGGGTGCGGCGGGACGGGGTGGCTGCTCTGCGACTTCTGCAAAGGGAAGAAGAACAACGTGAAGTCCGAGAGCAGCCCGCGGATCTACCGCCGCTGCCCGACCTGCAAGGCC GCTGGGTACATCCTGTGCCAGAGATGCAGGGTCTACAGGTGCATCACATATCCAGAGAGCAACGTCTCGTGA